In Aulosira sp. FACHB-615, the DNA window GTTGGAGAAGTCGGAGGATAAACCAGTAGCAGATGTTACTGAATTGTTATTATACGCGGCCGATCGCGCCCAGCATGTTGAACAAGAACTCAAACCCAATTTAGCCGCCGGAAAATATATATTGTGCGATCGCTACACTGATTCTACCGTTGCTTACCAAGGTTACGGTCGGGGTTTGAATATGAGTTTAATTGAAAAACTCAACGATATTGCCACATCTGGCTTAATTAGTGATTTAACGATTTGGTTAGATGTTGATGTTGAGGTGGGACTTAGCCGCAAACGCGGTGACGCAGCAGGTTTAGACCGCATTGAACAAGAAACCATCGCGTTTCATCGCCGTGTCCAACAAGGATATAGCCAGTTAGCTGCGGCTCACCCATCCCGCATTGTGCGTGTTGATGGTAGTTTGAGCAAAGAAGCTGTCAGCAGTGTGATTCAAGAAATTTTGCGTCAACATTTACCAAAAACAGGGGTTTGAGGTTCCTCACCCTTATAAGGTAATAGTCCATAGTCAAGGGTAATTCACTTTGACTATGGACTATTAATCGTTGATTTCTTGTGTATGTGTAGCCTAATTTGTATGAGGAAAGTACTGATGGTTTAGAGATTTGCAGAAACTCAGTTTATACTCAACACTCAGTACTCAACAATACTGCGAAACATCCTCGCCACATTCATCTGCTAGATAGCATAAGGCGCGGAAACGCAAACTCACGACTTCCTCATATAAAGGGTTGAGTTTGCACATTGGCGGGATGTGTAGGATGGTTTTGCCGAATAACTTGATATCGCGTTCAAAAGGACATTGAGCGGGGATCAGTTTGCACAAACGATGAGCTAATTCGCGATCGCGGACTTCTATATTGTTTAACCACTGCCGCAGGGGTAAGAAAATATCAAAGCCTGACTGAGAATTTGGATGGTGTAACTGGGTTACATAGGTTTTGCTAACCTCTGCCGAATTGAGTGAAACCCAGCTTGCCAGAAAAATCTTCTTTGTGGTATTATCGAATACCTTCATGGTTTAGCCTCTGTGTTATTGAGGTTATTCACCTTTCTGATGAATATATACAACGTGACAACCACACGTACCGGAAAAATCTTGTTCTGACCAAGATACAATAGGACATTAAAGTAACTGTTGAAGTCAGAACTTCTTTCTGTCTACGTTCAGTAAATCGCAATTTTCTCGGAAACGGTAGTGTAGTATTCCGATCTTGTTTATAACTTGACACAGTTTAAATTCTAATGAAGACATCTATCACTGGAGAGAATTTCGTCTAATAGTTATAAAACTTAATATAACAATTGAGATCAGTATTTTTCGCAGATTTAAACATCAGCTACAGCGAGAAAGGGGCAGATAGGCAAAATTTGCCAAGACAGAAAGATGAATATTCGGATATTTCTGCCATAAATAACGCGATCGCTCTAGTGATTGTCAATTAATTTGCAATTTATCTTTCCCGGCTGGTGAGCGATGCCTTAAGACATCCTTTGCACTTCTTCCACAGATAAGCTCAAAGCTTGGGCGACTTGTTCTATGCTTAAACCCATTTGTAACAGTTGAGGAATAGCATTACGTCTTACTTGTTCTGCTTGTTCAGCACGTTGATGTTCTTGTTCGGCACGTTGGCGTTCTTGTTCTAAGCGTTGAGAAATTTCTGAATAGCTTAAAAAATGCTCTCCGTCGGGGCGATAAAGTTGTAAACCTTCTGGAGATGGTACAAAGCGAATTTTTAATCGAGGACTCACCCAATCTTCCATCTGGGGGATGACATCTAATCCATCTTCACCACGTAACCAACCCTGTAAACTATTACTGTCAGGATCGTAAATGTAATACTCTTCCACACCATAACGGTCATAGAAAAGTAATTTTTTGTCCATTTCAACTTGAGTATTGCTGGGTGAAAGGATTTCAAATACTAAGCTAATCAGCATTTAAGCTGCACTATTGAAATTGTACATAAATGACTTAAACTCTCTCCTCTGCCCCTCTTCCCCTCTGCTCCCCTGCGGTCTAAACTGCAAACTAAGTGCTTAATAGCTTACCTGGGGAGGAATCCCGCCTTCTTTCCATTGCAGGTAAGATAATCTATCTCCTTTGGGTCTACCAAGAACGACCATGACATCAGGAGCATTGACAATCTTATTGCGTCCTTCAATGGGATACCAAAACAAGTCTCCAGCAACAAATACGTTAGGATCAGACGCAAATAGCCAATCAATATTTTGCTTGATTTCGACAATCCATCGAAACTGTATGGTATTGTTTGCCACTGGTTGTCCGTCACTATCTGGGTAGATAACTTCTGGTTGGGTCTGCGGTTGGATTTGCGTTACCATAGCTTCGCCCTCAGCAGGATGTTTAATTGTGATGCTTTTAAATTAGCAGACACGGGAGGATGTCTGTAGTGAGAATATAGGCAAGCCTCAATTAAAATAGTACTATTGTTCTGGTATTAGGTGAGTAAAAATAGTATTATTAAGAACTGTTTCATACTGCCTCCCACTTATCAGCCTGCCAATATGTCAGATAACAAGTTAGCCGCCGCATCCCTTCTCAATGGACATCTTCCCCAAATCAACCAGAATAGCCAAAATACCATTAGGATTCGGGGTGCGAGGCAGCATAATCTGAAGAATATTGACTTGGAGTTGCCGCGCGATCGCCTGATCGTATTTACTGGTGTATCAGGTTCGGGTAAATCTTCTTTGGCGTTTGATACGATTTTTGCTGAGGGTCAACGGCGTTATGTGGAATCTCTCAGTGCTTACGCCAGACAATTTTTAGGACAGTTAAATAAACCGGATGTGGAAGCAATTGAAGGTTTAAGTCCGGCCATATCCATTGACCAAAAATCAACCTCCCATAACCCCCGTTCCACTGTGGGGACGGTAACGGAAATTTACGACTATTTGCGGCTGTTGTTTGGTCGGGCTGGTGAACCCCATTGTCCGATATGCGATCGCTGTATTGCCCCCCAAACGATCGATGAGATGGTAGACCGCATCATGGACTTACCAGACCGCGCCAAGTTTCAAATTCTTGCGCCTGTGGTGCGCGGTAAAAAAGGCACACACCGCAAGCTGTTATCTAGTTTGGCTTCCCAAGGTTTTGTGCGGGTACGAGTAGATGGCGAAGTGCGGGAACTGTCAGACTCGATTGAGTTAGATAAAAATATTACCCACACCATTGAAGTTGTCATTGACCGTTTGGTGAAAAAAGACGGTATCCAAGAGCGTTTGGTTGATTCTTTATCTACGTGTTTAAAGCAAACAGAAGGTATTGTAACTATCTTAATTAGTCCGGCTACTGATAACTCAGAAGCCAAAGAAGAAGAATTGGTATTTTCCGAAAACTTCGCCTGTCCTGAACATGGCGCGGTGATGGAAGAGTTATCGCCACGGTTATTTTCCTTTAACTCTCCTTATGGTGCTTGTCCTCACTGTCACGGTATTGGGACTTTAAGAAGATTTTCGGCGGAGTTGGTGATCCCCGATCCTGAAGCACCAGTATACGCTGCGATCGCACCTTGGTCAGAAAAGGAAAATTCTTATTATTTGGAATTACTTTATAGTTTGGGTCAGGCGCACGGTTTTGAATTACAAACCAATTGGAGTAAGTTGTCAGAAGAACAAAAGCAAATTATTTTAAATGGTGAAGAAAATAACAAAGAAAATGCAAAAACTCAATTTAAAGGTGTTCTGCCCATATTACAACGGCAATACGAAGGTGGTTCAGAGTTAGTTAAACAAAAATTAGAACAATATTTAATCGACCAACCTTGTGAAGTTTGCGGTGGAAAACGTTTGAAACCGGAAGCCTTAGCGGTGAAGTTGGGACAATATGGAATTTTAGATTTAACAGGCGTATCGATTAGAGATTGTCGGGAGCGAGTTGAACAGTTAAAATTAAGCGATCGGCAAATGCAAATAGCTGATTTAGTCTTGCGCGAAATCAAAGCTAGATTGCAATTTTTATTAGATGTTGGCTTAGATTATCTCACCCTCGACCGTCCCGCCATGACTCTCTCTGGTGGGGAAGCGCAACGCATTCGCCTCGCCACACAAATCGGTTCTGGCTTAACAGGAGTTCTCTACGTTTTAGACGAACCAAGTATTGGTTTGCATCAACGAGATAACGGTAGATTGCTCAAAACCTTAATTAAATTACGAGATTTAGGTAATACCTTAATTGTAGTTGAGCATGATGAAGAAACCATCCGCGCGGCTGACTATTTAGTTGATATTGGCCCCGGTGCAGGTATTCACGGCGGACATATTATTTCCCAAGGTGATTTACCAGCATTATTAACAGCAGAAAAATCCTTAACAGGTGCATATTTATCAGGCAGAAAAGTCATACAAACACCAGCAGAACGCCGCGAAGGGAATGGACGCAGTTTAATTATTAAAAATGCCCATCGCAACAACTTAAGAAACATCGATGTGGAAATTCCCCTCGGTAAACTTGTGGCTGTAACTGGCGTATCTGGTTCGGGTAAATCAACTTTAATTAACGAATTACTTTACCCTTCACTACAACATCACCTCACCAAAAAAGTCCCTTTACCCAAAGAATTAGAAAAAATTCAAGGCTTAAATGCAGTTGATAAAGCCATTGTCATCGACCAATCTCCCATCGGACGCACACCCCGTTCTAACCCTGCAACTTACACAGGTGTTTTCGATGTAATTCGGGATGTATTTTCGCAAACTGTCGAAGCCAAAGCTAGGGGTTATAAACCGGGACAATTTTCTTTTAATGTTAAAGGTGGACGTTGCGAAGCTTGCAGTGGACAAGGTGTCAACGTCATTGAAATGAATTTTTTACCTGATGTATATGTACAGTGCGAAGTTTGTAAAGGTGCAAGATATAACCGTGATACTTTGCAAGTCAAATATAAAGATAAGTCTATTTCTGATGTTCTCAATATGACTGTTGAGGAAAGTTTAGACTTTTTCCAAAACATCCCCAAAGCAGTTACAAGACTACAAACTTTAGTTGATGTTGGTTTGGGTTATGTTCAACTAGGACAACCCGCAACCACCTTATCTGGTGGTGAAGCACAGCGCGTCAAATTAGCTACAGAATTATCTCGTCGCGCCACTGGTAAAACACTGTATTTAATCGATGAACCCACAACGGGATTATCTTTTTATGATGTCCATAAATTATTGGATGTGTTGCAAAGATTAGTAGATAAAGGTAATTCAATTTTAGTAATTGAACACAATTTAGATGTCATTCGTTGCGCTGACTGGGTGATAGATTTGGGGCCTGACGGCGGCGATAAAGGCGGTGAAGTCATCGCTTTTGGAACACCGGAAGATGTGGCCAGAAATTCCAAGTCTTATACTGGGCAATATTTACAGCAGGTTTTAAAACAGTATCCGGCTGTAAAGAGATAGTAAGTGCATTATTTTCAATAAAATATTTAATGCTTAACAGTTGTATTACAGTATAAGTGAGTCAGTTGTGCATTATTTAATGTACCCAAACCACCATCTGCTTTTCTTTTAATATGGTCTATGGAGTTAATACGACTGGGGATATAACCACCACAAATTTTACATCGTGGAGTCCCAGGTAAAGCGTCTCTAATAAAAGCTGCTGCTTTTGTTTCCCGCGAAAATTCCTTAGTTTGTATCTCACTTGTATTATTTCTTGCCTTAGTTTTTAAAGAACCAAAACTTTTTTCAGCTATGATTTCTTTTATGATATTTTTCTTATCTATTTCTTGAAGTAGTTTTTCAATAATTCTGATATAAAAATCTTTAACTTTCTCTCTTGCCTTAACTGCATTTCCATGTTTGCTAACAATTTGTGGCACCATATCATCTTGCCAAATTACCCACTCAAAGTCTTTTCTGACTTTTATAAATTGAGAAAAATATTTCGTTTTTTCCAAATACAACATTAAAGTGACAATGCCATAGAATGATCCAATTTTCGGCTTTCCCGCACTAGTGTAAAAATATATGATGGGGTGTAACCCCAGAGATGAAGGATGATTACTATTTATCCTTTGCACTACCTTCTTGCAATTTTTTAGTAGCTCTACAGTTTTGTCTCCTGTTGGATCTTCTCCTAATTGATCATCGACTTCTATATAATTAACCATATTTATAAACTCTAATATGACTTCAAGTTTTTCAGAAGTTGATAGATTGCCTACTATTGGTACATCTAAGGTTTTAATAGGATTTTTTAATTTAGGTTCAAAAATTAGTTGATGTATTTCTTGAGCTAGTTCTTCAATTTCGTTTTGTTTATCTTGTGAGAAGTCCGACCAATACTTATGACCATTACCACTTCTCATAATTGCACGAGCGGCGACACCATTAGGTGTTTTTCGTGCTTTTAATAAACGCATTTCAGTTTCACCAATTGGTGCTGCTTTCTGGTTAATTTTGAAGAAAGATGCTTCTGCTTTTTCTGAATCACCTTCAACCCACTGAAGCTGGATACCTAAAGCTCCTAAGTTTCTTGCTCTATCAAGGAACTTTTGATCTATTTGACTTTGATTTTGTGTTAACGATTGATAATCTTTGTAAGAACCTATACTTACTTTAATTAACTTTCTTACTTCCAAAGCCGCAGATTTTTGCTCTTCTGTAATGTCTCCATCATAAAATTCTTTAGAAATTTTACCATCACCATAGTCATCATTTATCCAGGCTATTAAAGAACTAAGACGGTGAGAGCCATCAATTACAAAATAATAACTACTTGAACTTCGCCATAGAATAACAGACGGTATTAAATCGCCATCTAAAAAACTTTCTATAAATTCACATATTTTCTGAGCTTCCCATTCATTAGTTTCTCTTTGAAAATCAGGTTTACGTAGAAATGGATAGAAAAAAGAACTCTTCTCTAAATCCCGAATTGATATCATCGGAATATTTCGTCCTATATTTTGACCTTGTTGTCCTTGTACTTCAAATGCTTCTCTAGGGATAAGTGCGTCTAAACTAACTTTCTGGCTATCTTTTACCATACGAATCTCCTTATTAAAACAGTGGATATTTATACTATATTTAGTAGCTACTTAAAAAAGCAAGTTATGAATTTTTATTCTAAATGTTATATTTCGCAATTTAACTAACTTTAAACCGCAACTATCAAAACCTTCAAATTACCAAATAACATTTATTCCAGATGCAGTTATTTTGGAGTCTCGGCTAATTAAGGGTAAACCCAAATGCTTGGCTGTAGCGGCAATTATTCTATCAGGCATATCAGGAATACTATCTCGTGATATTGTTGCCAATGCTGTGACTACCTCACCTGTAAGATGCGCTAAAATTAACCCACTATTTTCAGCTATTAATGCAGCATCTAGCTGAGTCTTCATTTGTGCTGATATACGCCCTTTTTCTTGTAGATAAACAATTTCTACAAGGCAAATTGTCGGAATGTAAATAGAAATTTCACCGCGATCGCATCTTTCAAAAGCCTCATTAGCAGCATTGCTGAGGTTTTGACTATCTTCTAAATACCATATCAAAGCATGAGTATCAGTGACTAAATCATTCATCAAATATCCTCACGGGGAAAATTTGACCACGTTTGTTGTCTTACCTCAGCAATATCTGACTCAGTTATGTTACTACCCTTCCAAATTCCTCTTAAGGAAGTGCGCTTTGGTGGCTGAATTTTGACCAACTCTTGCTCAATTTGAGGTGCAATTTGTTCAATCAAGCGTATTTTATCTACTAACGAAAGTTGCTTTATTAATGCAAGCGCATTTTCTAGGGTAACTGCTTTGTCCATTTTTGCTGTCTTGAGCCATCATTAACAGCTTATCATTCCCATTAAAGGTTGTGTTATTTAGCTAAAACCCTTACACATCATACCCTTGCACCTCTCAACCCAGTCTCTATAGACAGCCTTTGTGCGTAAGACTTGGGATATAAACTTTTGTAACTGAGAAATCTTGATAACTTTCTGGTACAATCTACGGTAACTGGACAGATTTATAGTACTTTATTTAAAAGGTCTCATACTGTTACTGGATAAAAATGTAATTTATTAGTTGTTGTAGGAACTTTGTTTACAAGGTCTCTATAAACTTTGTGGAATGCAGATGCT includes these proteins:
- the tmk gene encoding dTMP kinase — protein: MSGKLIVFEGVEGCGKTTQMQLCCQWLESLGISVIVTREPGGTELGVHLRRLLLEKSEDKPVADVTELLLYAADRAQHVEQELKPNLAAGKYILCDRYTDSTVAYQGYGRGLNMSLIEKLNDIATSGLISDLTIWLDVDVEVGLSRKRGDAAGLDRIEQETIAFHRRVQQGYSQLAAAHPSRIVRVDGSLSKEAVSSVIQEILRQHLPKTGV
- a CDS encoding Mo-dependent nitrogenase C-terminal domain-containing protein; this encodes MKVFDNTTKKIFLASWVSLNSAEVSKTYVTQLHHPNSQSGFDIFLPLRQWLNNIEVRDRELAHRLCKLIPAQCPFERDIKLFGKTILHIPPMCKLNPLYEEVVSLRFRALCYLADECGEDVSQYC
- a CDS encoding Uma2 family endonuclease, which codes for MLISLVFEILSPSNTQVEMDKKLLFYDRYGVEEYYIYDPDSNSLQGWLRGEDGLDVIPQMEDWVSPRLKIRFVPSPEGLQLYRPDGEHFLSYSEISQRLEQERQRAEQEHQRAEQAEQVRRNAIPQLLQMGLSIEQVAQALSLSVEEVQRMS
- the uvrA gene encoding excinuclease ABC subunit UvrA, coding for MSDNKLAAASLLNGHLPQINQNSQNTIRIRGARQHNLKNIDLELPRDRLIVFTGVSGSGKSSLAFDTIFAEGQRRYVESLSAYARQFLGQLNKPDVEAIEGLSPAISIDQKSTSHNPRSTVGTVTEIYDYLRLLFGRAGEPHCPICDRCIAPQTIDEMVDRIMDLPDRAKFQILAPVVRGKKGTHRKLLSSLASQGFVRVRVDGEVRELSDSIELDKNITHTIEVVIDRLVKKDGIQERLVDSLSTCLKQTEGIVTILISPATDNSEAKEEELVFSENFACPEHGAVMEELSPRLFSFNSPYGACPHCHGIGTLRRFSAELVIPDPEAPVYAAIAPWSEKENSYYLELLYSLGQAHGFELQTNWSKLSEEQKQIILNGEENNKENAKTQFKGVLPILQRQYEGGSELVKQKLEQYLIDQPCEVCGGKRLKPEALAVKLGQYGILDLTGVSIRDCRERVEQLKLSDRQMQIADLVLREIKARLQFLLDVGLDYLTLDRPAMTLSGGEAQRIRLATQIGSGLTGVLYVLDEPSIGLHQRDNGRLLKTLIKLRDLGNTLIVVEHDEETIRAADYLVDIGPGAGIHGGHIISQGDLPALLTAEKSLTGAYLSGRKVIQTPAERREGNGRSLIIKNAHRNNLRNIDVEIPLGKLVAVTGVSGSGKSTLINELLYPSLQHHLTKKVPLPKELEKIQGLNAVDKAIVIDQSPIGRTPRSNPATYTGVFDVIRDVFSQTVEAKARGYKPGQFSFNVKGGRCEACSGQGVNVIEMNFLPDVYVQCEVCKGARYNRDTLQVKYKDKSISDVLNMTVEESLDFFQNIPKAVTRLQTLVDVGLGYVQLGQPATTLSGGEAQRVKLATELSRRATGKTLYLIDEPTTGLSFYDVHKLLDVLQRLVDKGNSILVIEHNLDVIRCADWVIDLGPDGGDKGGEVIAFGTPEDVARNSKSYTGQYLQQVLKQYPAVKR
- a CDS encoding DUF262 domain-containing protein, whose amino-acid sequence is MVKDSQKVSLDALIPREAFEVQGQQGQNIGRNIPMISIRDLEKSSFFYPFLRKPDFQRETNEWEAQKICEFIESFLDGDLIPSVILWRSSSSYYFVIDGSHRLSSLIAWINDDYGDGKISKEFYDGDITEEQKSAALEVRKLIKVSIGSYKDYQSLTQNQSQIDQKFLDRARNLGALGIQLQWVEGDSEKAEASFFKINQKAAPIGETEMRLLKARKTPNGVAARAIMRSGNGHKYWSDFSQDKQNEIEELAQEIHQLIFEPKLKNPIKTLDVPIVGNLSTSEKLEVILEFINMVNYIEVDDQLGEDPTGDKTVELLKNCKKVVQRINSNHPSSLGLHPIIYFYTSAGKPKIGSFYGIVTLMLYLEKTKYFSQFIKVRKDFEWVIWQDDMVPQIVSKHGNAVKAREKVKDFYIRIIEKLLQEIDKKNIIKEIIAEKSFGSLKTKARNNTSEIQTKEFSRETKAAAFIRDALPGTPRCKICGGYIPSRINSIDHIKRKADGGLGTLNNAQLTHLYCNTTVKH
- a CDS encoding type II toxin-antitoxin system VapC family toxin produces the protein MNDLVTDTHALIWYLEDSQNLSNAANEAFERCDRGEISIYIPTICLVEIVYLQEKGRISAQMKTQLDAALIAENSGLILAHLTGEVVTALATISRDSIPDMPDRIIAATAKHLGLPLISRDSKITASGINVIW